The Lachnospiraceae bacterium oral taxon 500 genome window below encodes:
- a CDS encoding penicillin binding protein PBP4B produces the protein MKTRNRNYINLLGLVSLILLFSMSTVLQATEVKAEPEKYALDITLPLSLKEADDSILTDSFYQFKGYAGQGTLILTVRNVSDFQLYVNYQPVNTAAYRQNGTYRVDISGLTNNSQNVLQVTGVKGNDPKLQVQIPYPSIDMAKLYSEVLDRNIMNLFEDIVQAEVRQGSTGGQLVVLKDGRLVKNLAFGYVNSYYPDGTPIPLEQRVKVTNQTLFDLASNTKMYSVNYALQKLVADKKIAVSDPVSKYFPEFKDEADAKIKGKDKLTIRELLEHQGGFPADPQYFNENYDKDDGIVNGKNDLFSQERNKTAEMILKTPLVYEPGSKTVYSDVDYMLLGLIVEKVSGKDLDTYMKDEFYRPLGLDRITFNPLQFGFRANEIAASELNGNSRDGVVTFSNNRVGTIQGTVHDEKAYYSMNGVSGHAGLFANALQLAQLAQVMLNEGGYGQYQFWDKTTQDLFVKPKDSNSTYGLGWRREGDGRYSWAFSPMADAATVGHTGWTGTLTVIDPKEQMVIVLLTNKKNSPVLNNKKNPNNFFGDRFLINRYGMATSLVYRALHPANMKQTKELLKELVEGKQRLIKEQPEIYKNRADEADLKALEQVQEVYKTK, from the coding sequence ATGAAAACAAGAAACCGAAACTATATCAATTTATTGGGGCTGGTGTCGTTGATTTTATTGTTTTCTATGTCAACGGTGCTTCAGGCGACAGAAGTGAAAGCTGAGCCGGAAAAATACGCGCTGGATATTACATTACCGCTCAGCTTAAAAGAGGCGGACGATTCGATTCTGACCGATTCCTTTTATCAGTTTAAAGGCTATGCCGGTCAGGGCACATTGATTTTAACTGTCCGTAATGTCAGTGATTTTCAGCTGTATGTCAATTATCAGCCGGTAAATACGGCGGCGTATCGCCAAAATGGCACGTACCGGGTTGATATTTCCGGACTGACCAATAATTCGCAGAATGTTTTACAGGTAACAGGCGTGAAAGGGAATGACCCCAAACTGCAGGTTCAGATTCCTTATCCGTCAATTGATATGGCTAAACTTTATTCAGAGGTACTGGATAGAAATATTATGAACTTATTTGAGGATATTGTGCAGGCCGAAGTCCGGCAGGGTTCCACCGGTGGGCAGCTGGTTGTCTTAAAGGACGGGCGGCTGGTTAAAAATCTGGCTTTTGGCTATGTCAACAGCTATTATCCCGACGGTACGCCAATTCCGCTGGAGCAGAGAGTCAAAGTCACGAACCAGACCTTATTTGACTTAGCCAGCAATACCAAGATGTATTCGGTGAATTATGCGCTGCAAAAGCTGGTTGCAGACAAAAAAATTGCGGTCAGCGATCCGGTCAGTAAATATTTTCCGGAGTTTAAGGACGAAGCCGATGCCAAAATCAAAGGCAAGGATAAATTGACGATTCGTGAACTGCTGGAGCATCAGGGCGGGTTCCCGGCCGATCCCCAGTACTTTAATGAAAATTACGATAAGGACGACGGAATCGTCAACGGCAAGAATGACCTGTTTTCGCAGGAAAGAAACAAAACTGCTGAAATGATTTTAAAAACGCCGTTAGTTTATGAACCGGGCAGTAAAACCGTATATTCCGACGTTGATTATATGCTGTTGGGATTGATTGTGGAAAAGGTCAGCGGCAAGGATTTAGACACCTATATGAAAGACGAATTTTACCGGCCGCTGGGCTTAGACCGGATTACTTTTAATCCGCTGCAATTCGGCTTTAGGGCCAATGAAATTGCTGCCAGTGAATTAAACGGCAATTCCCGCGACGGCGTGGTGACTTTCAGCAACAACCGGGTCGGTACGATTCAGGGTACGGTCCATGATGAAAAGGCGTATTATTCCATGAACGGTGTCAGCGGGCATGCCGGACTCTTTGCCAATGCTTTGCAGTTGGCTCAACTGGCGCAGGTTATGCTCAATGAAGGCGGCTACGGTCAATATCAATTTTGGGATAAGACAACGCAGGATTTGTTTGTTAAGCCCAAAGACAGCAATTCCACCTATGGTCTTGGCTGGCGGCGGGAAGGAGACGGCCGGTACAGCTGGGCGTTTTCACCGATGGCAGATGCGGCAACCGTCGGCCATACCGGCTGGACGGGAACGCTGACGGTAATTGACCCGAAAGAGCAAATGGTGATAGTGCTTTTAACCAATAAGAAAAACAGTCCGGTGCTGAATAACAAGAAAAATCCGAACAATTTCTTCGGCGACCGCTTTTTAATCAATCGCTACGGGATGGCAACGAGTTTGGTTTACCGGGCGCTGCATCCGGCGAATATGAAGCAGACGAAGGAGTTGTTAAAGGAATTGGTCGAAGGTAAGCAAAGACTGATTAAAGAACAGCCGGAAATTTATAAAAATCGGGCGGACGAGGCTGATTTGAAGGCTTTGGAGCAGGTACAGGAAGTGTACAAAACCAAGTAA